One uncultured Hyphomonas sp. genomic region harbors:
- a CDS encoding nucleotidyltransferase, with protein MPLDFLWLNDSKEVAERLLLDTAGRIQLSRTQYEEAVRNYNALSEWVDEGDHELSGRVTDIYPSGSFAIGAAILGQVRKDQHDVDVVIELDLPLNSDPQFVMTSLYEAVRREPGSRYYDMTTLQSRCVTVTYKDGRTVDLMPAVRIKGHPERVIQIFHWNEETGESYHKEVNPKKFAKHFKDNLVYSKTFEKRFSDRMSVLAKAETQPMPNFEPMATKATRQVALQLIKRKRNLMWRSTARKSKFRQPPSVVKAALAIPQWKASDYLIDETIDLAKTICDAIDAAEKQASVLEVRNPTWHPDVFTDRWPESREAQQMFAADLRILTHDLCRLRDEDLTPAEKLRILKEHFGETPANYAFNAYGKAQESARSQGRTKVSPSGKVGILAASAASLPKRTNFGGDPV; from the coding sequence ATGCCGCTGGATTTTCTCTGGCTAAATGATTCGAAGGAGGTGGCCGAAAGGCTGCTTCTGGATACGGCTGGCCGTATCCAGCTGTCCCGCACTCAATATGAGGAAGCGGTTCGGAATTACAATGCGCTCAGCGAATGGGTAGATGAGGGCGACCACGAACTGTCCGGCCGCGTCACAGATATATATCCTTCGGGAAGCTTTGCTATCGGCGCAGCCATTCTTGGGCAGGTTCGCAAGGATCAGCACGATGTCGATGTTGTCATTGAGCTCGATCTGCCACTCAACTCGGACCCGCAATTCGTTATGACATCCTTGTATGAAGCCGTCAGAAGGGAACCCGGCTCCCGTTACTATGACATGACGACGCTACAGTCACGGTGCGTGACGGTCACATACAAGGATGGCCGTACTGTCGATCTCATGCCCGCAGTGCGCATCAAGGGACATCCAGAGCGTGTCATCCAGATTTTTCACTGGAATGAGGAGACGGGTGAGTCCTATCACAAGGAGGTCAATCCGAAGAAGTTCGCCAAGCACTTCAAAGACAACTTGGTTTACAGCAAGACATTTGAGAAACGATTCTCGGATCGAATGAGTGTTCTGGCGAAAGCCGAAACACAACCGATGCCAAATTTTGAGCCGATGGCGACGAAGGCGACTCGCCAAGTGGCGTTACAGCTCATCAAGCGCAAGCGTAACCTGATGTGGCGGAGCACCGCCCGCAAGAGCAAGTTCAGACAGCCGCCTTCTGTGGTCAAGGCAGCTCTGGCAATCCCCCAGTGGAAGGCGTCAGATTACCTCATCGATGAAACGATTGATCTAGCCAAGACGATCTGTGACGCCATCGACGCAGCAGAAAAGCAAGCGTCTGTGCTGGAAGTCCGCAACCCGACCTGGCATCCAGATGTATTCACTGATCGCTGGCCGGAAAGCCGTGAAGCCCAGCAAATGTTTGCAGCGGACCTCCGTATCCTGACCCACGACCTTTGTCGTCTTCGAGATGAGGACCTGACGCCTGCTGAAAAACTGAGAATCCTGAAGGAGCACTTCGGCGAGACACCGGCGAACTATGCCTTCAATGCCTATGGAAAGGCCCAAGAGTCCGCGAGGTCTCAGGGGCGCACCAAGGTGTCGCCTTCAGGCAAGGTCGGCATCCTTGCAGCGAGTGCTGCCTCTCTTCCGAAGCGTACAAACTTCGGGGGTGATCCAGTCTGA
- a CDS encoding CBASS cGAMP-activated phospholipase, whose translation MTYRRSDGTLYEERQKLPWPADTPFRILSIDGGGIKGILPATILANLENALPDNHGLAKHFDLIAGTSTGGIIAIGLALGVSAKTILDLYLTEGDRIFPSAPWMFGRIGRRVGLAKQIFHRRYDPTVLDHELARIIGGRKFGEAKCRLVVPAFDQNTEPYIFKTAHHPDYKRDWKEDALTVARATSAAPAFLEGLEHSGRRFWDGGVFANNPLMMAVVDALACYDISRRNIEVLSIGCATDKPALTRRHLTAGFWGWRNAHAVASSLQNHDAIGQAGLLIGRDHLLRIDADLPYTIEMDDYVTAKERLPEVGDYLWGNSREVLLEMATPLASGFAPFHPHC comes from the coding sequence ATGACCTATAGAAGATCGGACGGTACGCTCTATGAAGAGCGACAGAAACTCCCTTGGCCTGCTGACACGCCATTCAGAATATTGTCCATCGATGGCGGTGGAATAAAGGGCATTTTGCCTGCAACAATTCTAGCTAATCTTGAAAACGCCCTTCCGGATAATCACGGGCTTGCAAAGCACTTCGACTTGATTGCCGGAACCTCGACGGGAGGAATTATTGCAATTGGCCTGGCTCTCGGCGTAAGCGCGAAAACGATACTGGATCTTTATCTGACAGAGGGCGATCGGATTTTTCCGTCAGCGCCTTGGATGTTCGGAAGAATTGGGAGGAGGGTAGGCCTTGCGAAGCAGATATTTCACAGGCGTTACGATCCGACGGTTCTGGATCACGAGCTTGCACGTATAATTGGTGGACGGAAATTTGGAGAGGCAAAGTGCCGCCTTGTGGTGCCGGCTTTCGATCAGAATACGGAGCCGTACATTTTTAAGACAGCTCACCACCCGGACTACAAACGCGATTGGAAGGAGGATGCATTGACTGTTGCTCGTGCTACATCGGCTGCTCCGGCCTTCCTGGAAGGTCTTGAGCATTCGGGAAGGCGATTTTGGGACGGTGGGGTGTTTGCAAATAATCCTTTGATGATGGCTGTTGTCGACGCGCTCGCTTGTTATGATATCTCCAGGCGCAATATCGAAGTTTTGTCGATTGGCTGCGCTACGGACAAGCCGGCGTTGACAAGGCGCCATTTAACCGCTGGTTTTTGGGGCTGGAGAAACGCGCATGCTGTGGCTAGCAGTTTGCAAAACCATGATGCAATCGGTCAGGCTGGATTATTGATAGGGCGGGATCACCTGTTGCGGATTGACGCCGATCTGCCGTACACCATTGAAATGGATGACTACGTTACTGCAAAAGAACGGTTACCTGAAGTTGGTGACTATCTTTGGGGTAACAGCCGTGAGGTGCTGCTTGAAATGGCAACTCCGTTGGCATCTGGTTTTGCGCCATTTCATCCGCATTGCTAG
- a CDS encoding adenylosuccinate synthetase — protein sequence MVEIVLITGHLGTGKTHLAERLQLDHNFHVIRTSNEIRRRFDLMDATKMGRSELQDSGAQWDTQSDGKWLFEIVKSAAAQHSRIVIDHVRNERQLRHFRNHPEWRALHVHLYAPRPFLEEQYGPKLKEENISYDQADPIESEDDINQFRKDADVRINVDRSDSGDTYTRVAARLGLFSDPGRRLVDVLIGGQFGSEGKGHIAAALARNYDLVIRVGGPNAGHTVSSESGKYTYHQLPSGARDFKGKILLGPGMTIHKDSLLKEIEDCKITPDRLCIDPNAMLISEEDKEAEVKMREEIASTASGSGAASARRIMERNATPPILAGDDPDLEKYTQSRPKFCGNTVQELERNYAAGKKILLEGTQGSGLSIFHGSYPHVTSRDTNVAGCLTEAGISPKRVRRVIMVVRTTPIRVGNPDGGKHSSGRLKNETDFATIATQAGLDPDEVKKAEKTSTTKRDRRVGWFDWEQFRHACILNTPTDIALTFADYLSKDNQSARRFEQLTQDTIKFIEELEHVAQAPVSIINVRFPDMESDRDIRSMIDRRSWS from the coding sequence GTGGTCGAAATTGTTCTGATTACCGGCCACCTGGGCACAGGCAAGACTCATCTCGCAGAACGCCTGCAACTAGATCACAATTTCCACGTGATACGGACGAGCAACGAGATACGTCGGCGCTTTGATCTAATGGATGCGACCAAAATGGGTCGATCCGAACTGCAGGATTCTGGCGCGCAGTGGGATACCCAGTCCGATGGGAAGTGGCTGTTCGAGATCGTCAAAAGCGCAGCCGCGCAACATTCTAGAATCGTAATCGATCATGTCCGCAATGAACGGCAACTGAGGCACTTCCGAAATCATCCGGAATGGCGAGCACTTCATGTTCACCTCTATGCACCGCGTCCCTTTCTGGAGGAGCAATACGGCCCGAAACTTAAGGAAGAGAACATATCATATGACCAGGCCGACCCGATCGAGAGTGAAGATGATATCAATCAGTTCCGAAAGGACGCAGATGTCCGGATCAACGTAGATCGGTCAGATTCGGGGGACACATATACTAGGGTCGCCGCGCGACTCGGCTTGTTTTCCGATCCCGGCAGAAGGCTAGTTGACGTTCTAATTGGGGGACAGTTTGGAAGCGAAGGTAAGGGGCACATCGCAGCGGCGCTCGCACGCAACTACGATCTAGTTATTCGGGTTGGAGGCCCAAACGCTGGACATACCGTTTCATCGGAGTCTGGAAAATACACATACCATCAACTTCCATCCGGAGCCCGCGACTTCAAAGGAAAAATTCTTCTTGGCCCCGGCATGACAATCCACAAGGACAGCCTTCTGAAGGAAATTGAAGACTGCAAGATTACACCGGACCGCTTGTGCATTGATCCGAATGCGATGCTCATTTCCGAAGAAGACAAAGAAGCTGAAGTAAAGATGCGTGAAGAAATCGCATCCACAGCTAGCGGAAGTGGTGCGGCTAGCGCACGACGAATTATGGAACGGAACGCCACCCCTCCCATACTTGCGGGAGACGATCCCGATCTAGAAAAATATACGCAATCACGGCCCAAGTTTTGTGGAAATACCGTACAAGAACTTGAGCGCAATTACGCAGCTGGCAAAAAGATATTATTGGAAGGAACTCAAGGGAGCGGACTTAGCATATTTCACGGTTCCTACCCGCATGTTACGTCAAGAGACACAAACGTTGCTGGCTGTTTGACCGAAGCAGGCATATCTCCAAAACGAGTACGCCGAGTCATCATGGTTGTACGCACCACCCCAATCAGAGTCGGAAATCCTGATGGTGGCAAGCATTCTTCAGGACGACTAAAGAACGAGACCGACTTCGCTACCATAGCCACCCAGGCTGGTCTTGATCCCGACGAAGTGAAGAAAGCTGAGAAGACTTCTACAACGAAGCGAGACCGGCGCGTCGGCTGGTTCGACTGGGAACAGTTTCGGCATGCGTGCATCCTCAACACTCCGACTGATATTGCGCTTACGTTTGCAGATTATCTGAGTAAAGATAATCAGTCTGCGAGAAGGTTTGAACAGCTAACTCAAGACACAATCAAGTTCATTGAAGAATTAGAGCATGTGGCCCAAGCACCAGTATCCATCATCAACGTTCGGTTTCCCGACATGGAGAGCGATAGGGATATTCGATCCATGATCGATCGGCGTAGTTGGTCATAA
- a CDS encoding AAA family ATPase: MVDQKLIIVSGPIAVGKSSIIRCLVQSHNFFRLSSRAYLEDLAQRREIGQSRLNLVQLGDLLDEETDFNWVVYQVAIPAMNKDPEQPLWIFDSVRKRKQVSHFRNALPGRVFHVHFTAPDDVLKSRYVSRDRESDTATNFEQAIDTDNERESRSLRELADLVVDTNQTDKEDATAQTIEGFLKWSKLF, encoded by the coding sequence ATGGTGGACCAAAAGCTGATAATTGTCAGTGGACCAATCGCCGTCGGAAAATCGTCAATTATCCGTTGCCTGGTTCAATCACATAACTTTTTCCGACTAAGTTCTAGGGCTTATTTAGAGGACTTAGCACAACGACGAGAGATCGGTCAGTCGAGGCTCAACTTGGTTCAGCTTGGAGACCTGCTAGATGAAGAAACAGATTTCAACTGGGTGGTCTACCAAGTTGCTATTCCCGCTATGAACAAAGACCCTGAGCAACCTCTCTGGATTTTTGATAGCGTCCGCAAGCGAAAGCAAGTCTCGCACTTCCGCAATGCACTTCCTGGCAGAGTATTCCACGTACACTTCACGGCACCCGATGACGTGTTGAAATCCAGATACGTCAGCCGCGATCGGGAAAGTGATACCGCCACGAACTTTGAACAAGCGATCGACACTGACAATGAACGTGAATCGCGCAGTTTGCGCGAACTTGCAGACTTGGTCGTAGATACGAACCAGACGGATAAAGAAGACGCTACCGCGCAGACAATCGAAGGGTTTTTGAAGTGGTCGAAATTGTTCTGA
- a CDS encoding thermonuclease family protein yields MYFFRVVTLALGVTFAACQPSTSTLTQDANNQLAGIATVVDGDTIEIHGDRVRLDGFDSPERGSTCGSVNVYKKAAFALSDFIGDHTVICDISGKDRYDRNIGDCKAGGKSLAEYIVSEGWARDWPRYSQGAYADEERQARNAGRGIWGMDCPADLWGDSNYD; encoded by the coding sequence TTGTATTTCTTTAGAGTTGTCACACTCGCGCTTGGTGTGACCTTCGCTGCGTGTCAGCCGTCGACCTCTACGCTAACCCAGGATGCCAATAACCAACTCGCTGGCATCGCCACGGTCGTCGATGGCGACACGATAGAAATCCACGGCGACCGCGTCCGCCTGGACGGCTTCGACTCTCCCGAACGCGGCTCCACATGCGGATCGGTCAACGTCTACAAAAAGGCCGCCTTCGCGTTGTCGGACTTCATCGGCGATCATACCGTCATTTGCGACATTAGCGGCAAGGACCGTTACGACCGCAACATTGGTGACTGCAAGGCCGGCGGCAAAAGCCTCGCCGAATACATCGTCAGCGAAGGCTGGGCCAGGGACTGGCCGCGCTACAGTCAAGGCGCCTATGCCGATGAAGAACGCCAGGCCCGGAATGCCGGTCGCGGAATCTGGGGGATGGACTGCCCAGCGGATCTTTGGGGCGACAGCAACTATGACTGA
- a CDS encoding DUF2075 domain-containing protein, translating into MSLQRHRREYRVIAPAYYQAPIDRFLNQSVDEILGQLTAAHGFALELMQRDAWKVQIELLQEELRELDHGEIFFEFAIPRMGKRADVVLLLDGTIFVLEFKVGASSFDRSAIDQVHDYALDLKNFHKGSHGLPIVPILIATRAPSVVSEKANWADDRVAAPILSNGRELIPLLRGLAPRSAGAVDPEAWIRSGYLPTPTIIEAAQALYQNHSVEEIARSDAGAQNLTATAECIRQIVADARANQKKAICFVTGVPGSGKTLAGLNIATESSHEDEEGRAVFLSGNGPLVIVLREALARDQVARLKAKKGDALREVSSFVQNIHHFRDEALRQETPPPEHIVIFDEAQRAWTRDQASKFMQQKRGQADFDMSEPQFLISVMDRHADWAVIICLVGGGQEINTGEAGLAEWMSALQAHYPDWEVHVSERLHDPDYGLEEHREGLLRSERVTWEEGLHLAVSMRSFRAEKLSEFVGHVLDNRPEEAQRVYAEIKDRYPIALTRDIDVAREWLRQHARGTERHGLIASSGAYRLRPEGINVRASIDPANWFLNGPDDVRSAYYLEEVATEFDVQGLELDWAGVCWDADLRYQEGGWSHHAFKGTRWQNVNSADRQLYLKNAYRVILTRARQGMVIYVPRGNADDPTRPPEFYDNIATYLARCGLG; encoded by the coding sequence TTGAGCCTGCAACGGCATCGGAGAGAATATCGCGTGATTGCGCCGGCCTATTACCAAGCCCCGATCGATCGGTTCCTGAACCAGTCCGTCGATGAGATCCTCGGGCAACTGACGGCAGCGCACGGCTTTGCCCTGGAGCTCATGCAACGCGATGCTTGGAAAGTGCAGATTGAACTGCTCCAGGAAGAATTGAGGGAGCTCGACCATGGCGAAATCTTCTTCGAGTTCGCCATCCCGCGTATGGGGAAGCGGGCAGATGTCGTCCTGCTGCTTGATGGCACCATCTTCGTGTTGGAATTCAAAGTCGGGGCGTCGAGTTTCGATCGTAGCGCCATCGATCAGGTGCATGACTACGCTCTCGACCTCAAGAACTTCCACAAAGGCTCTCATGGCCTGCCGATCGTCCCCATCCTCATCGCCACGCGGGCACCCAGTGTGGTGTCGGAGAAGGCCAACTGGGCAGACGACCGGGTTGCCGCGCCCATCCTTTCAAACGGTAGGGAGCTAATCCCGCTCCTGCGGGGACTGGCGCCTAGATCGGCAGGCGCGGTCGATCCCGAGGCGTGGATCAGGTCTGGCTATCTGCCGACTCCGACCATTATCGAAGCGGCTCAGGCGCTCTACCAGAACCATTCGGTCGAGGAGATTGCCCGCTCGGATGCCGGTGCGCAGAACCTCACCGCGACGGCGGAATGCATCCGTCAGATCGTCGCGGATGCGCGGGCCAACCAGAAGAAGGCGATCTGCTTCGTCACCGGCGTCCCAGGGTCAGGCAAAACCCTCGCCGGCCTCAACATCGCAACAGAGAGTTCGCACGAGGATGAGGAGGGGCGAGCGGTATTCCTATCCGGCAATGGACCGCTCGTGATTGTCTTGCGGGAGGCGCTTGCCCGCGACCAGGTTGCGCGTCTCAAGGCCAAGAAGGGGGATGCCCTTCGCGAAGTGTCGAGCTTCGTTCAGAACATCCACCATTTCCGGGATGAGGCTCTGCGGCAGGAGACGCCACCGCCCGAGCACATTGTCATCTTCGATGAGGCCCAGCGCGCCTGGACCCGGGATCAAGCGTCGAAGTTCATGCAGCAGAAGCGCGGGCAGGCGGATTTCGATATGTCCGAGCCGCAATTCCTAATCAGTGTGATGGACCGACATGCAGACTGGGCTGTGATTATCTGCCTGGTCGGTGGTGGCCAGGAAATCAATACCGGCGAAGCGGGTTTGGCGGAATGGATGAGCGCGCTACAGGCCCACTACCCGGATTGGGAGGTGCATGTCTCGGAACGCTTGCACGACCCCGACTACGGCCTTGAGGAGCATCGTGAAGGGCTTCTCAGGTCTGAGCGGGTCACATGGGAGGAAGGGCTGCACCTTGCCGTGTCGATGCGCTCCTTTCGAGCCGAGAAGCTTTCGGAGTTTGTCGGTCACGTGCTCGACAATCGCCCCGAGGAGGCGCAGCGGGTCTATGCGGAGATCAAGGACCGGTATCCGATTGCTCTGACCCGGGACATCGATGTCGCCCGCGAGTGGCTCCGTCAACATGCGCGCGGGACAGAACGGCATGGGCTGATTGCTTCGTCGGGGGCGTATCGCTTGAGGCCTGAAGGTATCAATGTACGTGCCAGCATTGATCCGGCAAATTGGTTCCTGAATGGGCCAGATGATGTCCGATCAGCCTATTACCTCGAAGAGGTTGCCACCGAGTTTGATGTGCAGGGCCTGGAGCTCGACTGGGCAGGCGTGTGCTGGGATGCTGACCTCCGCTACCAGGAGGGAGGCTGGAGCCATCATGCGTTTAAGGGGACGCGTTGGCAGAATGTGAATTCAGCAGATCGCCAGCTCTATCTCAAAAACGCTTACCGGGTGATCCTGACCCGTGCTCGCCAGGGGATGGTTATCTATGTCCCTCGGGGGAACGCTGATGATCCAACTCGGCCTCCAGAATTCTATGATAATATCGCAACCTATTTGGCGAGGTGTGGCCTGGGGTGA
- the terL gene encoding phage terminase large subunit, which produces MTDTTTLLEVHARKSDIHALCRTDFRSFIRKAFSYLHPTKVLEDGWHLDAMGFHLQRVGEGDIRRLMISLPPRSLKSLITSVFWPVFIIGNDPTKTVLAVSHSLELAIKLSNLTRQLISHPEIQEIFPALKGVLTKDSEREFTTLQGGGRIAISVDSNVTGRGGDVIVIDDPLDASDADSETACFAVNKWIDETLSTRTNNPATTPIVLVMQRLSIYDPAAHLIEQENWTQLSFPAIAVRNEKIPIGAGLFHERKVGDVLHPERYPREYLDKQRGVMGHRAFEAQFQQAPVPDGGGIIDLSKFRRYGDLPKLRDLTFYSIDAASGTDSGSYSVIMGFRIIDGQLYLTNVFRKRCTFPKLFRTVLKTSLCYRPDHLIIEKASNGIALIEQLNEEMRGTDFCERYPYFVQKVSPTENKVTRMEKAMIAVEQGKVLLPEEAEWLPALEAELRAFPNGRYNDQVDALSQAVKFFTWYRQQPFAEERKRGR; this is translated from the coding sequence ATGACTGACACCACGACCTTGCTGGAAGTACACGCCCGAAAGTCGGACATTCATGCGCTATGTCGAACCGACTTTCGGAGCTTCATCCGGAAGGCATTCTCCTACCTGCATCCAACGAAGGTACTCGAAGACGGCTGGCACCTCGACGCGATGGGCTTTCATCTACAACGCGTCGGTGAGGGAGATATCCGGCGCTTAATGATTTCGCTCCCTCCGCGATCACTAAAATCGCTCATAACCTCTGTGTTTTGGCCGGTCTTCATTATCGGCAACGACCCGACGAAGACAGTCCTTGCAGTTTCGCACTCCCTCGAACTCGCGATTAAATTGTCGAACCTCACACGGCAGCTCATTTCCCATCCCGAGATCCAGGAAATATTCCCCGCACTGAAGGGCGTGTTAACGAAGGATAGCGAAAGAGAGTTCACCACACTCCAAGGCGGTGGCCGCATTGCAATATCGGTCGATTCAAATGTCACCGGTCGAGGTGGTGATGTGATTGTCATTGACGACCCATTGGACGCATCGGACGCAGACAGTGAGACGGCTTGCTTCGCTGTGAACAAATGGATCGACGAGACACTGTCGACCCGCACCAACAATCCGGCCACGACGCCCATTGTTCTCGTTATGCAGCGGCTCTCGATTTACGACCCCGCTGCACACCTCATTGAGCAGGAGAACTGGACGCAACTCAGCTTTCCAGCCATCGCAGTTCGAAATGAGAAAATCCCGATTGGAGCCGGCCTGTTTCACGAACGCAAGGTCGGAGACGTACTCCACCCTGAGCGCTATCCTCGCGAATACCTCGACAAGCAACGTGGGGTCATGGGTCATAGGGCGTTCGAAGCTCAGTTCCAGCAAGCGCCGGTACCTGACGGCGGGGGGATCATTGATCTGAGTAAGTTCCGTCGATATGGCGACCTGCCCAAGCTGCGAGACCTGACATTCTACAGCATCGACGCCGCGTCAGGAACGGACTCTGGATCATATTCGGTCATCATGGGCTTCAGGATCATCGATGGACAGCTCTATCTCACGAACGTCTTCCGGAAGCGGTGTACCTTCCCGAAGCTGTTTCGAACGGTACTCAAAACGTCTCTTTGCTATCGACCAGACCATTTGATCATCGAAAAGGCATCGAACGGTATCGCCCTAATTGAACAGCTGAACGAGGAAATGAGGGGGACGGACTTTTGCGAGCGATATCCATATTTCGTTCAAAAAGTGAGCCCGACCGAAAACAAGGTGACCAGAATGGAGAAAGCCATGATTGCTGTGGAGCAAGGAAAAGTGCTTCTTCCAGAAGAGGCCGAGTGGCTTCCAGCTCTGGAAGCGGAGCTGCGCGCGTTCCCAAATGGCCGATACAATGACCAGGTCGACGCCCTCTCCCAGGCCGTCAAATTCTTCACCTGGTACAGGCAGCAACCATTCGCGGAAGAGCGCAAACGCGGCCGCTAA
- a CDS encoding DUF5681 domain-containing protein, with translation MSKTANAGGYGKPPKKHQFKPGQSGNPKGRPKGARSFKTALSRELESKLEIKEAGKAKKVSKLEAVAKRLVTDALNGNAKALTELLRQLNLHFEEVPDVDPTQQPASAEDQALLARFIERAIAEKEAKYD, from the coding sequence ATGTCCAAGACCGCGAACGCGGGCGGCTACGGTAAGCCGCCCAAGAAGCACCAATTCAAGCCTGGCCAATCGGGGAACCCGAAGGGGCGCCCCAAAGGCGCCCGTTCCTTCAAGACAGCCTTATCGAGGGAGCTGGAGAGCAAGCTCGAAATCAAGGAGGCCGGCAAGGCCAAGAAGGTGTCCAAGCTTGAAGCCGTCGCTAAACGCCTCGTCACGGATGCTCTGAACGGGAACGCTAAGGCACTCACTGAACTCCTTCGACAGCTCAACCTTCACTTCGAAGAAGTGCCTGACGTCGATCCTACACAACAACCGGCCAGCGCAGAGGATCAGGCGCTTCTAGCTCGCTTCATCGAGCGAGCCATTGCCGAGAAGGAGGCCAAGTATGACTGA
- a CDS encoding DNA methyltransferase, translating to MGNKPLIPLSTNEPRPVIERIPIASLKPWPSRARTHDRGKRQALLASIRANGLIDPIIVDENAFILSGHLRSELTAELGWEYIEAIVIQHLSLEDKRAYVIAANRFPERGGWDREILALEFTDLVDTEIDLDLRTTGFEIAEIDLAIRQTEHQPANDDDVELEVPQELISRLGDHWLLGDHELICGNSLEPDVWCRLMRDDKARLCLTDPPYNRRIKGDVSSKGHTEFQYGSGEMSDRQFQTFLSDSLSLAVSHSVDGALHLIAMDHYHLDDLFAAANPLYSKRLNIITWAKTTPGMGSLYRSQHEFFALYKVGHAPHVNNVQLGRFGRNRSNVWTYAGAAGFRKGRDEDLADHPTVKPTDLLADAILDLTDPCDTVIDGFGGSGSLILAAERTRRRARVIELEPKYVDVAIRRWEAMTGQQARLAGSGATFSDAGQRGAVLALPAPAKRED from the coding sequence ATGGGCAACAAGCCCCTCATTCCGCTTTCGACCAACGAACCCAGGCCTGTAATCGAACGCATTCCAATTGCGTCATTGAAACCGTGGCCAAGCCGTGCCCGCACCCACGATCGCGGAAAGCGGCAAGCGTTGCTCGCATCTATTCGGGCGAATGGCCTGATTGACCCCATCATTGTTGATGAAAATGCCTTCATCCTCTCTGGACATCTACGCTCGGAACTTACGGCCGAGCTGGGATGGGAGTATATTGAGGCGATTGTCATTCAGCACCTGTCCCTCGAAGACAAAAGAGCATACGTTATCGCAGCCAACCGCTTTCCAGAACGCGGCGGGTGGGATCGGGAAATTCTGGCTCTCGAATTCACGGACCTTGTTGATACTGAAATCGACCTCGACCTACGCACCACCGGCTTCGAGATCGCTGAGATCGACCTGGCAATCCGGCAGACTGAACATCAGCCTGCGAATGATGATGATGTGGAACTCGAAGTGCCACAGGAACTCATTTCCAGGCTGGGCGATCACTGGCTCCTCGGGGACCATGAGCTGATCTGCGGTAACTCGCTGGAACCAGACGTCTGGTGCCGGCTGATGCGTGACGACAAAGCGCGGCTATGCCTGACAGACCCGCCGTACAATCGCCGGATCAAAGGGGACGTCTCCTCGAAAGGTCATACTGAATTTCAGTACGGCTCCGGTGAGATGTCGGACCGCCAATTCCAGACCTTTCTGAGTGACAGTCTTTCTCTGGCAGTATCTCATAGCGTCGACGGAGCACTGCACCTGATCGCAATGGATCACTACCACCTCGATGATTTGTTCGCTGCAGCAAATCCTCTGTATTCGAAGCGGCTCAACATCATCACATGGGCCAAGACAACGCCTGGGATGGGGTCACTCTACCGCTCTCAGCACGAATTCTTCGCCCTTTATAAGGTCGGGCATGCACCTCATGTGAATAACGTTCAGCTTGGCCGATTTGGCCGCAATCGATCGAATGTCTGGACCTACGCAGGTGCTGCAGGTTTCCGGAAGGGCCGCGACGAAGATCTCGCCGACCACCCAACTGTGAAGCCCACGGACCTACTCGCAGACGCCATTCTTGATCTGACCGACCCTTGCGATACCGTGATCGATGGTTTCGGTGGCTCCGGATCCCTTATCCTCGCCGCTGAACGCACCAGGCGCAGAGCGCGCGTGATTGAGCTTGAGCCCAAGTACGTCGACGTCGCCATACGCCGCTGGGAAGCCATGACGGGTCAGCAAGCCCGCCTGGCAGGATCCGGCGCGACGTTCTCTGATGCCGGTCAGCGCGGAGCGGTGCTCGCCCTGCCGGCACCTGCGAAGCGGGAGGACTGA